The Cygnus atratus isolate AKBS03 ecotype Queensland, Australia chromosome 7, CAtr_DNAZoo_HiC_assembly, whole genome shotgun sequence genome includes a window with the following:
- the LOC118246062 gene encoding pulmonary surfactant-associated protein A2-like, translated as MSFLLLFQLPWTTMMSYSFCMLTAAAALLVPCHAFNCPGLPELSDIPGVGRLLQLLKPVLGPMWPFGRERLPEPQVPTGLQGLPISLDTEFSNVLVNFRQRLSRLEGALTLNGKITKAGEKILASNGKKVIFSSALESCEKTGGTLATPMNKEENKAILGIVEQYNSYAYLGIKESETSGQFEYMNGTPLNYTNWHQYEPNGKGTEKCVEMHTNGNWNDKKCNLYRLTICEF; from the exons ATGTCATTTCTGCTCTTATTTCag CTGCCCTGGACAACCATGATGTCTTACTCATTCTGCatgctcacagcagcagctgctttgctaGTGCCTTGCCATGCATTCAACTGTCCAGGACTTCCTGAGCTATCCGATATCCCTGGAGTTGGTAGACTACTTCAACTGCTAA AACCTGTTCTAGGCCCAATGTGGccttttggaagagaaaggcTTCCTGAACCTCAAGTGCCCACGGGGCTGCAAg GTCTACCTATTTCGCTTGACACTGAATTCAGCAACGTTTTAGTGAATTTCAGACAACGACTTTCCAGACTTGAAGGAG cGCTTACTTTGAAtgggaaaataacaaaagcaggagagaaaatacTTGCCAGCAATGGGAAGAAAGTGATATTTTCATCTGCTCTAGAATCCTGTGAAAAGACTGGAGGAACTCTTGCAACTCCCATGAATAAGGAGGAGAACAAAGCTATTTTGGGGATTGTGGAACAGTATAACAGTTATGCTTATTTGGGCATTAAAGAGAGTGAGACTTCAGGACAATTTGAGTATATGAATGGCACACCTCTGAATTACACCAATTGGCACCAATATGAGCCTAATGgcaaagggacagaaaaatgtGTAGAGATGCACACCAATGGGAACTGGAATGACAAAAAATGCAACCTGTATCGCCTCACAATCTGtgaattttaa
- the LOC118246069 gene encoding pulmonary surfactant-associated protein A-like, translating into MLSPQMFHRILAVALFLLPYCARGNPAHKFPVPGFRILPENGIAEGFISGFKSLPGKEMGDVILQLEDRISKLERVLHLEGIITASEGKIFATNGKTADFHATVKKCGEAGGSIATPRNAGENDAILYFVKQFNKYTYLGIKESLIPGKFQFLDGAELSYTNWHPNEPSGKGEEECVEMYTDGTWNNKKCNQNRLIVCQF; encoded by the exons ATGCTGTCACCACAGATGTTCCACAGAATCTTAGCAGTGGCTCTTTTCCTGCTCCCCTACTGTGCTCGAGGTAACCCAGCACACAAGTTTCCAGTGCCCGGTTTCAGGATCTTACCTGAAAATGGGATAGCTGAAGGCTTTATATCAG gCTTCAAATCACTTCCTGGCAAAGAAATGGGAGATGTTATCCTTCAATTAGAAGATCGGATTTCCAAACTTGAAAGAG TCCTCCACTTGGAAGGAATAATAACagcatctgaaggaaaaatatttgctaccAATGGGAAAACAGCCGATTTCCACGCTACAGTGAAAAAATGTGGAGAGGCTGGGGGTTCTATTGCCACTCCAAGGAATGCAGGCGAGAATGATGCCATTCTGTACTTTGTGAAACAGTTCAATAAGTACACCTACCTAGGGATAAAGGAATCTCTAATTCCAGGCAAATTCCAGTTCCTGGATGGTGCTGAACTGAGCTATACCAACTGGCATCCAAACGAGCCTTCTGGCAAAGGGGAAGAGGAGTGCGTGGAGATGTACACTGATGGTACTTGGAATAACAAAAAGTGCAACCAGAATCGCCTTATTGTCTGCCAGTTCTAg